GGAGGAATTCCTGAACTGACCTTCGGCTATATTGGATGGAATAGATACTGCGGCTCTTCTTATTTGTTGGACCAGCCCAAACTTCTCTGAAGGAGGGAAATCGGCTGTTACCCGATAAATGTCCTTCGCGAGTTCGAGTGATAATTGCCAATCCTCCAGATCCTTATATGACCTTGATTTTCTTGCTTCAGCCATTATCACCAACACCAAAAACGAAAAACCAAAAACGAATTAAAAAGCCCACAGGGATATTACCCCGTGGGCTTTTGGAAGTCAACCGCTTAAGAGTTTAGAAGTAGAAGAACCCGACGAACTCTACCCGAGAGGCGGTACCCACGTTAGTGGCGTTGGTGCCATTAGACGTAGTAGTTGGTGTCGCACCACCGGATAGAATCTGCATCCATTGAGTCCGCTGCCAGGTATACTGCAAGCCAAACTTGAAGGCCTGGATGGGACGATACCACAGAGTGACGTCAACTTCCTGCTGGGAATTCGGGTTATCAGCCCCGGCCCACCCATAGCCACCAGCGTTGCTGCCGGCTGGTGTCGCAAACCGTGCCAGCTGATTATACGTGCTCTGAGATACGCCGAATTGCTTTTGCATACCATAGGTCACGTTGGTGAACCAGTGGTTGGTGAAGTAATATTGAGCCTGAACGTAGCCGCCAAACTGCTGGTAGAGTTTCTCATTAAAAGCGTGAATATTGACCACGCCAGGGGCTACAGAAGTCGCTTCATAGGCGCCATACACATCATTAACCCCGACAGCGTTGTTCCCAAACGCTCCCAGGCCCTGGCCGATAAAACCCTGGACACTTAAAGAAGCGGTCCCCGCCAGGTTGGCGGAGTGGGTGGGGATGACGGGCAGGAACACGTTAGCCATCAACATCCAGGGGTCCAGGTACTGATGGTTCCCAAAAGAGACGGTAGTCGCATTATATTGGTTTTGACCAAAGGTGTTGACGGCGGTGTTCACTAAAGTCGCATTACTACGGTAGACATTCCGCTGCCAGCCACCGATGACCCGGGCCGTGAAGGGCATGGGAGCGCCGTAATAGGCGGCCTTGCCCCAGAGGTCCTTCTGATACATGAGTTTTGCCTGGACCTGAGGGGTTTCGGAGTTCTCACCGTTATTCGGTAGGGTATAGTTAAGACCATTAACGCCATTCACGCCAGTTGGTTCACCAACCAAGGCGGCAATGGTGAAGCCGTCACCGAACTTCTGGCTCACCCGGATCTGGGCCAGACGGGCAGTGGGCATGCCGAAGCCCTGCAACGGACCGTCCTGGACGGATTCATTGTAGAATTCGCAGAACATGGAAAAGTACTGGCCGAACAGCAATTCAGTGGTGGGCCAGTTAAACCGGAACATGGCATGGCGGAGCCGCGGGGTATAGTTGTTGGATGCGCTTAAAGCACCGCCTAAACCCGGGTTTTCATTCGCATCAAAGTCCATTTCAATGAAACCGGAGGTCTTGGCGCCCCAGAGGTCAGGTCCCTTGATGGTCAGGTTAAACCGGGAGCCCTGGGCGGTGAATTTCAACCGGCCATGGTGCCCGTTAAGGTCGTTGTTACGAGCGATGGGCGTGTTGGCGTTCTTGCCGTTCTGGACGGAAGACCAGAACGTATCCAACTTGATGAAACCGCCCAAAGTGAATTCCGCTGCCGCAAATGCGGCTGCGGGCAGCAGCAGGGCCAAAACTACAGCAAAAGCCAAAATCTTTTTCATTGTTCCCCCCTTTAATTTAGGAAAGTGCTAACCACATTCTCCTTTCCGTTTTCACCTAACTAACAGTAATTGTTGATTTCTCGCCCACCTCCTTCCGCCTATCGGTTTTATCCACGGCCATATTAAATTGGGCTGCGACTTTTGTCAATAAAAAATTGCAAAAAAATGCACCCCCTAAGGGAGCCTCAGCCAGGGGTGACGATAGGTGATTTTGGGAGGGCCAGGCTTAGAAAATCACGTTATAGGGGTCCCAGATGAAGGCAAGAATTCCCGCCAGGATCATATTGCCTTCAATCAGGGATTCGAGCATCAGGCTGGATTCCAGGTGGTCGCGGTGGTAGAGGACGAGATAAGCCAGCATATAAAACCCGCACAGACTCAGGGAGTAACCCAGGGAGGGGATGACCCCGCGCCAGGCGGCCCCCAGCACCACGGCGATAAAGACCATGGCACTCACAAAGAGCAGCGTGAAGGTGCGCTCCTTGCCTAAAGCGATGGCCATGGTTTCCTTGCCTACCACCCGGTCCCCCTCGATGGCCATGATCTCGAAGATGCCGGAGCGGATGAAGATCATCCCCGCCACGAAGAAAAAGGCGATGGCGGTGGCGCCGGAGATGGGCTGGTCGGAGCAGACTACCGGGATCAGCGCCGCCAGGACGCCCCAGGCCACCGCGGTGAACATGGTCTTGGAGCCGGGGATTTCTTTAAGGGTGGTGATGAGCGTGACCCGGGCGATGCGGTCCGGGATGATCTTGAAATTATAGAGCAAGCCGATGGCGCTCATCACCAGGATAAAGGCAAAAGGCACCAGACCCAAATAAGCTCCCAAGATTAAGGCCATGAACGCTGAAGCCATGCCGGTAACCAACAGAAAGCGCCGGTGGCGGCCATAAAACATGGTCTGTACCGGGTCGTTGAGCTTTGAGGCCTTGTCGGTAAAATGGTTGAGCAGGTGCATGGAATAGACATAGAAAAAGGCCACGAAAAAATAGATAAACTGAGGTTCCACTTGCTGAAGCAAGGACGAGACGTAACTGAGGGAACCGGCGCCGGTGGCCACATAAATATTGGATTTAAGGAAAAAGCGCCAGGCCCGGTACAGATAGTTGGTCCAGGAGCCGGGGCGAAAGGCCCAGGCATGTTTCAAGGTGTTCACCACATTGCCGATGAGCCAGTGGGGCGTGGAAGCGCCGGCGGTCACCGCTACCGCTTGATACCGGCTCATCTCCACCAGGTCCAGTTCCTGTTCGGTCTCCACATGGTAAGTAGGAATCCCGGTCCCCTGGGAGATCTCCACCAGTCTTTGGGTATTGCCGCTGTTGCGCCCTCCCACCACCACCAGGGCTTCCGCCTGCTGGGCCAGCTCCTGGACCTCGGCCTGGCGGGAGGCAGTGGCATCACAGATGGTGTTATAAATCTGGACCCGGGAAAACCGGCCGGTAATTTCCTGGACCCGGGCCTCGAACTGGCACTTGCTCTGGGTGGTTTGGGCCACCACGATCAATTCAGACAGGTCCGGAAGGTCCGCCACATCCTGGGAGGTGGAGACCACGTAGCCCCGCCCCTCGGTATAGCCCAGCAAACCCCGGACCTCCGGATGATCGGCATCCCCCACGATCAGAGTGGCGGAGCCCTTGGCGGCCCAGCGCCGGATGATGGCCTGCACCTTGGCCACCCGGGGGCAAGTGGCGTCGATGATCTGGCCACCGCCCATCTCCAGCAGGTGCCGTTCCTGGGGGGGAATGCCGTGAGCCCGGATCACCACCAGTCCCGGTGGCACGGCT
This genomic window from Desulfobaccales bacterium contains:
- a CDS encoding four helix bundle protein produces the protein MAEARKSRSYKDLEDWQLSLELAKDIYRVTADFPPSEKFGLVQQIRRAAVSIPSNIAEGQFRNSSKEFRQFLSVALGSSAELETQLIIAREIEYLSTEGTAVLLITLERLMKMLKKLSLSLKT
- the ispH gene encoding 4-hydroxy-3-methylbut-2-enyl diphosphate reductase, giving the protein MKVVLAETAGFCIGVKRALELVLKAINEKQTKIYTYGPLIHNPQVLELLRERGISILEPGEAVPPGLVVIRAHGIPPQERHLLEMGGGQIIDATCPRVAKVQAIIRRWAAKGSATLIVGDADHPEVRGLLGYTEGRGYVVSTSQDVADLPDLSELIVVAQTTQSKCQFEARVQEITGRFSRVQIYNTICDATASRQAEVQELAQQAEALVVVGGRNSGNTQRLVEISQGTGIPTYHVETEQELDLVEMSRYQAVAVTAGASTPHWLIGNVVNTLKHAWAFRPGSWTNYLYRAWRFFLKSNIYVATGAGSLSYVSSLLQQVEPQFIYFFVAFFYVYSMHLLNHFTDKASKLNDPVQTMFYGRHRRFLLVTGMASAFMALILGAYLGLVPFAFILVMSAIGLLYNFKIIPDRIARVTLITTLKEIPGSKTMFTAVAWGVLAALIPVVCSDQPISGATAIAFFFVAGMIFIRSGIFEIMAIEGDRVVGKETMAIALGKERTFTLLFVSAMVFIAVVLGAAWRGVIPSLGYSLSLCGFYMLAYLVLYHRDHLESSLMLESLIEGNMILAGILAFIWDPYNVIF